GAACAATTCATATTGCTGTTATTGATCCTGAGGTCGGAGGCGCAAGAAGATCCATACTTGTTGAAGGGAGAAGAAATTATTACATCGGGCCTGATAATGGCGTTCTGATTATGGCTGCAAAAAATGAAGGAATCAAACATGTTTATAATATAACAAACAAAAAGTCAATCAGTCGTTTTGTTTCAAGCACATTTCATGGGAGAGACATATTCGCTTATATCGCATCTCACATCGCCAAGGGATTTGATCCAAGGGAAGTAGGTAATGAGATAGATGATTATGTAATCCATAAATTCAGAGAAGCCAGAATCAAAGATAAAGAGGCCAATTGTGAGATAATATATGCTGATGAATTTGGAAATCTAATAACTAATATTCATTCAAAGGATAGATCTAGATTAGGACTAAAATTAGGTAGAAATATTATGCTTGAAGTTAGAGAAAATAAATTCAATACTAAGCTTAAGAGAACATATTCTGAAGTAGCTAAAAAGGAATTGTTAGCATTGATTGGTAGTCATAATTATCTGGAAATAGCAGTCAATCAAGGCAGTGCAAAAGAAATGC
This is a stretch of genomic DNA from Candidatus Bathyarchaeota archaeon. It encodes these proteins:
- a CDS encoding S-adenosyl-l-methionine hydroxide adenosyltransferase family protein, whose amino-acid sequence is MTIITLISDFGLKDPYVAEMKAVILSICPNVTIIDVTHEVDKFDMNMGMFILASVAPYFPKGTIHIAVIDPEVGGARRSILVEGRRNYYIGPDNGVLIMAAKNEGIKHVYNITNKKSISRFVSSTFHGRDIFAYIASHIAKGFDPREVGNEIDDYVIHKFREARIKDKEANCEIIYADEFGNLITNIHSKDRSRLGLKLGRNIMLEVRENKFNTKLKRTYSEVAKKELLALIGSHNYLEIAVNQGSAKEMLKINKGDELKLILLD